The genomic window ACTAGTACAATACCTCCAGTAAACTTGTGTAGCAATCAGAGGTAGAAGATCGGCAGCCCAGCATGGATAGGATTAGTCCCAGTTTTCACCACAGCCCCCTCTCACAGTGCTCtagcccagtgcttctcaaactttttctactggagcctcacccaacagaccaaggcaatgcctgggcctcaccggactgaccaagaggatgcctgggcctcacgatctgtggtgaaagtccatttaaaagcttaaAACAATGCTAGAGCAACCTTTCACTCATCTCTCAatctctatatactaataaagcaagtacaaaataaattaataatgttgctaaaatggagattttggaggattgtgcagatcatagttacttttgtaaaaactggctccccagctgggcctcaccaacaactagggggcgcctcactggtgaggcccgcctcacagtttgagaagcactgctctagccagacatggctagAGTATCAGTTATCAGGAGAAATAAACAGGAATCCCACAAGTGGGTCCTGGCCACTTGGCCAGGCCCTGGTGGAGCCATCTCAGCAGACTATGGACACGCACCTTTGCTCATATAATCTCTGACTAGATCTAATTCTGAACTATCTCCTAACTAGCAgcaccccactatatatatatatatatatggctcttCAGGGGGGAATTTAATTGGCAAGGGGACAGAATAATCCTTGGTGGTAATCCTCTGAGGTAGTTGGCTCAGGGATTGGTCAAGGTGAGGAATCAACAGACAATGGCATGAGTCATACAATCAATAAAGCAATCAGttaaccctttagggtgccttcacacgtaccgtatcgctgcgtttttatcgctgcgtttttgctgcattttttacatgcgctttttgattttcacatgattttcatgtgaaaatcaaaattcgcaccaaaaacgcagcgttaaaaacgcagcgatacggtacgtgtgaagctaccctaagacagttctgaccttcagctgtgcaaacagtACAGTGACATACAGTGGCAAAAcaattgcttgcggtcacaagactgCAGTGCCAGTGGCGGGccaggtcgcagcggcgaccgctgggaccgtggtagctacgccaatgTTTGATGATATTTGTTTCTTAGATAATGGCAATAGGTGATGTGGATATGGGGTGTGGTTCTGGGTGGGGCATGGCTATAGAGTGTAGTTATAGGTGTACCTATGGGGCATGGCTATGTCCCTCCTttctcagcaaaagttgggaggtatgccataAGGCCTTATGTCTGTAGTTATCTAGACATCCTGCAGTTACCTATATACATGCGAGGCTTAGTACCTGTTATTAGCAAGCTATCAGTGGGGCCTAGTGCCTGTTGTTATGTGGATACCACTCAGGTTTAATATATGTAattacctggataccagtaaggCCTTGTACCTGTGGCTACTTGGATATCCATGggcctagtacctgttgttgcttggatactagtgaggcctagtacctttGGCTACTTGGATATCCataggcctagtacctgtggttacctggataccagtgggGCCCAGTACCTGTTGTTACCTGGATATCTATAAGGCATAGTACCtctggttacctggataccagtaaggcctagtacctgtgatgACCTGGATATTAGTGAGACCTAGTACCTGTacttgcctggataccagtaaagcCTAGGACCTATCATTGCCTGAATATCAGTTAGGTCTAGTACCTGTTTTTCCTGGATGTcattgaggcctagtacctgtggttagtTAGATCATACCTCCTGCCTCAGATCTGGcggaactgcactgtaatcacttgtatggtgtgcagagcctgtgtgctattggtatctacctctatatgggtcagtgtatgggcaGGGCctgcgttaggggggggcaaagtggGCACTTACCCAGGGCCCCCACCTCCctggggccccctagctccttccttgttagtggagcaggaagcagaccagcacaagcagctcccctgctccactaatgaacgaaggagctgagctgtgaggacggagcgcccctccttcaggctgcctgtgccctacagaggaggaggaacggCAAGTCCTGGTAAAGAAaaggaggctgggggggggtagagggTCACGGaggctgggggtggggcttacggttgtgggtgggcggagcctcgggggtctttataaagcagtaaccccctccccatatacctagcgaacagtatacaggaagggggcaggggatcttgtatgatgcagtcccccccttccaccatatactgttcagggccctcctccctctgtatctatgggcaccaggccctgagcagcacacagtacatgatggaggtgggtgctgaatcacacaggatcccctcccccattcagggcctagtgagcagtatatggggaggggattGTGTATGATACAGTACCCTCACATCCCTcccctgctctactactatccccaatactactcctaatactgctctactactacccccaatactgccctactactacccccatactgccctactactacccccaatactactaatactgctctactactacccccaatactgccctactactacccccaatactactaatactgccctactactacccccaatactactaatactgctctactactaccccaaatactgccctactaccacCCCAAATACTACTAattctgctctactactatccccaatactattcttaatattgctctactactacccccaatactgccctactactacccccatactgccctactactacccccaatactactaatactgctctactactacgcccaatactgctctactactacccccaatactactactaatactgccctactactacccccaatactactaatactgctctactacccccaatacttacaaaaaagaaaaaagaaacggTAGATTGAGATTCAGCTCACCTAGGTGTGGTTCTTTCTTGCAGCAAGCGTGTGTGGAGGAGGGTGCACGGTAGTCCGGTGCTGGCCAGGCACTGATTACAAGACGTGGGTGGAGAAAGAAGGTAGTGGATTCCGGCACTCCTGACGATaaactaaaacttaacttttaataaatgcaTTAAAAATAGATGTCACATAGCGgaccaatactgccctactactaccccatactgccctactactacccccaatactattaATACTGCCCTaatactacccccatactgccctactactacccccaatactactcctaatactgctctactactacccctaatactgctctactactacccccaatactgctctactactacccctaatactgctctactactacccccaatactgccctactactacccccatactgccctactactacccccaatactactcctaatactgctctactactacccccaatactgctctactactacccctaatactgctctactactacccccaatactgctctactactacccccaatactgccctactactacccccaatactactcctaatactgctctactactacccccaatactgccctactactacccccaatactgctcctaatactgctctactacccccaatgctactcctaatactgctctactactacccccaatagtgccctactactacccccaatactactcctaatactgccctactactacccccaatagtgccctactataacccccaatactactcctaatactgctctactactatccccaatagtgccctactactacccccaatactactcctaatactgctctactactatccccaatactactcctaatactgctctactactacccccaatactgctctactactacccccaatactgctctactactacccccaatactgctctactactacccccaatactgctctactactacccctaatactgctctactactacccccaatactactcctaatactgctctactactaccccaatactgctctactactactcctaatactgctctactactacccccaatactgctctactactacccctaatactgctctactactacccctaatactgctctcactaccattgctattattacccccactcctgatactactactcccaaaactgctacttcccttatctactactacacccctcatcttctatgcttctactattactacaccccttatccactatgcctatactactacacccatcaaaaaataaataaaaaaatcgagaaaagaaaaaacaagattttattttttgcccacatcgcCCCaggctatctgctgagggggcaactatcagtggagatgctatgtgctggggggggggtaactatcagggggctagctaacaaGTGTATAatctacagtgagatgcctcctatattggtggatactacatactgggtggtggaggtaactaccagaagaattacctacagagggataccggctatatgtactatggaggcacagagggaactatctactatattgggcacagaggggtcttatttaaggtcacagaagatcaccccacctcgagcagcgcgccaaccgctgacaaaaaagtaaagagtatggggaccttaaattgcagctacaatgttttagcatttggggccccaccttcaactttgcccagggccacattttgtctaaaaccggccctgtgtatggggggttactgATCTTTGTATAGTGGGTTTTAGTTAGTATTGATATGGTGGTATtaatcactatgtggtggtaatagctATATGTGGTAATGTGtttttatatactggtattattggtcttggtttACCGGATGTTAGTAATGGTAttgtggtattagtcattatagtGGTAATGGTAGTGGTAAAGGTGCGGTTATAATATTAGTCCTTGTTTACTGGATTTGATCAGTAACAATGTGACGGTATGctatgaatccacttctggcttttgcCACATTTTCTGCTGCAAATAAGCAGTGCATGATGCTACCCTATGATTGTGTGATCAGCAGTAAGAGTAGTGGCAGTAGGGATGTGCTATAGGGTGTGGTCTCTCCACACAATATAATGCCTCCTTTACTGTTCCCTCACAGTATCAAGTACCCAAACACATACATAGTTATCTTATAACTTTGTTGCCAATAAAGATTACTTATTGCCTCCATACTGCTACTGAGCAActgaaagatatcaccaatgataccactacataataccgccacaacatgtccactatcactacagaccctataacaaaatgcagttacatccagtgactcacagggggtgtcttctcttTGTTCACTTTTCTCTTTTCCTTCCATCCAGTCCGGGCCAGCTTAAAGTCTTCACCCGGccatgaatcttctctccagaatctgccagaaaaacagtTTAGACTTCTTGCTCCTGTACATATTGTAGTAAGGTCCCCATGCCCTGTGCGCTGTCAATCAGGGCGCACTATTCAACAATAAGCATGGCATTAGCCATGCTTACAGTTAAAAGGATCAGGGTAGTGGGGAGCGGGTGCTGTGATAACAGCAGAGATGGGGAGGTGAGTGATGGGGATGGGGAGGTGAGTATGTCTTATGTCTCTTGGCAAGAAACAATATGCAAATTAACTTTCACACCTCCTGGGCAAAGagaatggcctgtaagtctccacacgtctttatgatggACTCTCCTTAAGGGAAACTAGTATCCCTTAGGTTCCTACAAAGCgtttttttaacgattaatgatcacaaacgagattgtcaTTAGTTActgcatctgatcccagcaaaagaatggaCTATGaatgaatgattagtgaacaaattagcgaacgattaacgataatttaatggtcagatctaaatgaacgatcaatgaCACGCGAGCGAtgtttcgattgttgcctgcaattacacaggacaagtATTCGAACGtaataacgattttccgcacaataatcgtcctgtgtaatagggccctcagaccCATGTTgataggcctctcactagccagccaatacCCTgatctgcactgaagaggggcaacaactctgaaacagctgtctgcagatgggaaatctttccttttggagagattgtttggcttgtcATAAAATCCAGAgttaatgttctaagactcctagatggcgggagacactgacttgaagggacgtCTTTTTGCCTAAGTGGTGTAAGAACACCAGTTAGAGCATTTTGCttattctttcttcccagaattcctagtggagcaggAATGGCTTGTAAGTCTCCACCTGTCTTTATGACAGACTCTCCTTATATTTTGGGGAAAGTTACAAAAAATCATTCTgtctggaaatcccctttaagattGAAAAAAATTCTCAAgaatggataacccttttaaggaccTGTATTATCAGTGATTGCCTAATGTACATAGGTGCCATGTATAGAGTCAGGGTATAAGGTTAGAGTCGTGAACACAGGGACAAATTCTCTGTGATTtctaataaaggagaagtctgggtcaggaccccgctacagctgatcactggtgaTGACCCGGgtcccagctcagaccaggaagtggccagaggaCTAGAAACCAAAGTGGAGGTCAGTGGACCACATCACTGAAGCCGAGGAGgttggtgcatgttgttatgttcagccacctcctccctgactcTTTTGGGGGGATAAAAGTCAGAGCCTGGACTtcttccttaaaggacaactgcggcgctgatataaaaaaaatgaactgaagctccagttggtgtcttaattttatttttctttcaattccTGGTTTggagtttcccatgatgcactttgtctccagtGATGTCTaaatgactctgtaaaactgttagatggcttacagcttgatCAGCCAATTAGAGCTGAGCAGCCTGATTCATCTAACAAAGAGAGGCTgtcttaacagggcttagacccacctccctcttgatgatgtcattgtcacaaaatggctgccacagagcagcctggggtcaacagtcattaggtaagaatgacttTACTTCCCTTTCTGGTGGggagttgaggggggaaaagatagggaagggggcagataggtgatttaaGCATAGgtgataggtgattgaagcatataaccttgtaatgtgtttcaattactgggaaaagcttttcaccagagttgtcctttaagagagTACAGGTGCCATACTTGCTCTGTATTTGATGGTTATTGTTCTCTGTCATGAGCTATTTTAGCCTGTACTGTTGCTTTAAGAAGTGCATTGTAAAATGATGACTACTTTGTATGTCCAGTTTTGAAAAATAGTTATATCCATACACGTTACGGTTCCTTTCAGAGAGTTGAGAGTAATGAGCTAATTGTATCTCTATCTCTGTCACTTTCCTAATTGACGTGAGGTCCCTCGTGTCTTGAGAGTCCTCCAGGGTGATAATCTGAGATCACACAATCTATAAACActaagacatatatatatatatatatatatatacaggctttACGTAGGGCTGGATAATTGCTTCTCAGGAGCCTGGCTCACCAGATGCTACGGCTGGACCCAGACTACTTTGGGTGGACTTCAACGCTACAGAACTTTAATTTTGGGCAATAAGTTGGTGTAACTTCTCACCTATTACTGACTGCTTCCTCTCGCAGGCAGTGAATATCTCATATACATGTACCGAAGGACCATGAGGATTGCTGCTATAATTCTGTGCCTGGTTCTCTCTCGACCTATGTCCTCGAAATCAGGCTGTGTCCTACAACACCAGACAGTGACCGGGTATATTCAGGAGGGAGATGTTCTCCTAGGTGGAATATTTCCCCTCCATCTCAGTCCAGGGACACAAGCAGAGAACTTCACAAAGCCACCGAGCTCCTATTCCTGCCAACGGTGAGAACAACCAGGTCCTTATACTGGATCCATAACACCGACTATAGTCATCACATTGTATGGTTCTCATTACTAGCTTGTTTGTGTCACTCTCACCTGTCTCCATATATTGTCCTGTTCATTCTCCTGTGCTCCAAGTGTCGGTGTGCCATTGATTTGACACCCAATGTGATGACCTTGATCTGTTGTAATCTAATTGGGAATATTCATGTTTCTTTATGTGTATAATATGCATCTATACATTGAATTTTTCTTGTGTTTATTCTACACCAGGTTTAGCTTTCGCTCTTTCCGCTGGATTCTCGCCTTTCTCTTTGCAGTGGAGGAGGTCAACAGAAGACCTGGATTGTTGCCAAATTTGACATTGGGGGCAGCAGTAATGGACTCATGTAGTGAGGCAAATGGAGCAATAGGGGGAACATCATGGCTCCTTTCTGGAAGTCCTGGAGGACCTTTGAATTATCGATGCCTGGATTCACCATCAAGACTGGCTGCAGTGCTGGGAGATGCAGGTGGAGAAGCTGCCGTGAGTGTAGCAAATATTTTGGGTCTCTACAATTACCCACAGGTGAGGAGATAAAGATTAAGGACTAACTTCAGGAACATAGTTGTGGCCATGATCGTGATCTAATATGTTTCCTCTCTTTCCTTGCAGATCAATTATTTCACACCTCCAGCCCAACTTGGTAATAGGCTCTTCTTCCCTTCATCTCTCAGTGTTGCCCCTACATTGTCTTCACAGATGAAAGGTATGGCTAGACTGCTCCAAGTATTTGCCTGGTCTTGGGTGGGCGTCTTATTCCAAGCAACAAGTTCCTCTTCATTGGGTCAAACTTTTCTTGAACAGATGCAGGCTTCAGACGCTTGCCTAGCCTTCTGGGAAAATCTTTCTTCTGAACCCTCACCAGAAGATGTGAAACAGGTGGCTGAAGTTATCAGACAGTCGACAGCCAATGTGGTGGTTGTCTTCTCACTTGAAGCCTATTTGAACCCTGTTTTGTTGGAGCTTGCCCATAATGGAGATACTAGAGATAGAGTCTGGCTGACCATTGATGCATGGTCTACATCTCCAAGTCTTGTGACTTTCCAACTATCCAAATTCTTAAGGGGATCACTTGGACTTGTTCTTCGCAATGGGGCCGCCCCTGGATTCAGAGAATTTGTTTTTGGATTACATCCTAGTGACTATAATAATCATACGTTTTTTGAGCAATTTTGGGAGGAAGCATTTAGTTGTCATTGGGTCATCAGAATGAACAACGCATCATCATCTCATATGTTctttcctccatcaccatcaccaccTTCAACACAGTCTTTGTGTACAGGACTAGAAAATCCTGCCACTCTACAGATATTTTCAGATATAGGGGACCTCCGAGTTACCTACAATGTCTACAAGGCTGTACTTATGGTAGCAAGAACTCTTAAAGATATGGCTGCTTGTACAAATATTGAAAGAACTTTGGTTGGAAGCCATTGTGCTGAAATGAACAAGTTTACCCCTTGGCAGGTAAGTGTAAGAAGACCATACACATTAGTGgaaaagatagataaatagatatctgTATATTAACCCTGTCATGTTCCTACAGCTTTTTTATTACCTTCGTAGAGTGAGACTGAAAGGAAACATTGGGGACGACTTATATTTTGACTCTCTTGGAAATGCTCCGGCTGTTTACGACATAATAAACTGGCAAGAAGAACTATCAGGAGGTGCCCAATGGGTGAGAGTAGGGAGCTATGAAAGTGGTGCCCAGTTAGGACATGATCTACTCATCAACCTAAGTGCAATTCAATGGGGAGGGCAGTTTCAACAGGTAAGACATGCCACTATTCTTCTGAGTAGTCCTGACTGACTGAAAAGGATTTATTTTCCAAAAAGTTATGGTGACAAAGATATACATTTGTACATTTAGATACCCATTTCCTTTTGTTCTAAAGAATGTCCTCCTGGGTTTTGGAAGGCCCCACGTCTTGGCCAACCACATTGCTGCTTTAATTGCATTCTGTGTGCCGCAGGAGAAATTTCCAACCAGACTAGTAAGTAAGATCTTACTGAAGGTTAGATGTCACAAATATTCTTGGTGACAGTTTTTGACTGTAATGTTTTGTTTGCAGATGCTGTAGATTGCTTCCTTTGTCCCGAAGAAGAGTGGCCAAATTCTGCACACAACCAATGTCTTCCCCGTGAGGTGGAATTGCTCTCCCTGTCTGATCCTCTAGGAATGTCTCTAGGAAGCACTTCTATCTTGGGTTCCCTCCTGCCCGCCattgttctttttcttttcatcaAGAACAGAGAGACACCTTTAGTCCGTGCCAACAACTGCACTCTTAGTTTCATCCTCCTTGTTGCCCTCACGTTCTCTTTTCTTTGCCCTCTCCTTCTTCTTGCTCCACCAGGGAACCAGACCTGCATTTTTCGACAAGCAGCCTTTGGTGTCTTATTCACCCTTTGTATTTCATGTCTATTAGCCAAGACTATTATTGTTGTCCTAGCTTTCCGGTCTAATCAACCAGGTGGTTTTCTCAAAGTGCCTATGGGCCCGTTTTGGCCTATCTTCTTTGCCATGTTTTGTACTTTTATCCAGTTTGCCCTTTGTTGCTCTTGGTTTTCAGTGGATCCACCATTTCCAGTACATGATGCTAAGACTCAGTTAGGAAAAATTGTTGTTCAATGTAACTACGGTCTTGGTTTCTGGTTCATGCTAGGTTACCTTGCACTTCTGTCTACCATCTGTTTTGTGGCTGCATTCTTGACCAGGAAGCTACCCGGGACCTTTAATGAGGCTACTCATATAACTTTTAGTATGTTAGTGTTCCTCACTGTTTGGATAAGTTTTGTCCCAGCCTACCTTAGCACCAAGGGAAAAATGGCGGTGGCTACAGAAATTTTTGCAATCTTGTCCTCCAGTGCCAGTCTATTATTTTGCATCTTCACACCCAAGATCTACATCATCCTCTTGAAGCCCCAGCTTAACACTCGAGCAATGGTTTCTGGTCAGAAAAGATTACAAACCAATGTGAACCAAAACATTCAGCCATCGTACCAAAGAAGATATCATGGCGGACACTAGATTTAATTGAACagtcaacttaaagggaatctgtaagcacTTGGACCtcacccgaggtgctgacagtgtgatacaGATGACAGTGCCCTAGCAGACAATGACCTTTTGTATAAGTGCACATGTATATAGACGAGATTCAGCACAATCTTCATTCTTCCTctatatttaaatgtttttataaaattttcaCATACAAACAGTAACAACGACAGTCAGTCAATGAGTATGTATGGAGGTTGCAGGCATGAACCAGCGAACAGAGCATGTAATATTCCTTAAGGCAGAAAAAAGAGAATCCCTGCCACTACAGAAGAGaacaggaaaaacaaaaaaacaaggtaaGCGCTCACCACTCTTCCTCCTTCCATCATTGCAGCTTGGCTTCTAGCAGACGTGTCTTGCATCCTTAACCTGCAGAGGTGCTGTAGCCGGGAAGAGCGGTGCATGTGTGCTGTGGGAATAGGCTTCAGCCACTCAGCACACATACATCGCTCTTCCCGGCTATGGTACCTGCGCAGGTTCAGGATGCAGGATGCAAGCACCCCTAGACATCAGTGCCACAGCGAAGGCCTAGCTGAATGTTTATTCATTGAGAAGATGAAGGAGGAGGAATGGTGAGGTGTGCCACAAACTGTGAGCTACCActactctttgactcttctttacaATAAGAAAATAAAGATTGTGCCGAATATCCTCCCCTTAGTAATGTGGGCAGACAACAAAAGCCATCAACCTATGCAGAACAGGCAAACCGGGTCACTCACACCTGAACAATCAAGCTGGAAACCTATGGGCTTCTGTGAGTCTCCGAGAGGCCACCCTCTACCACCCAGAATGCAACTGCAATTTTCCGGTTGTCCAGAGTCTGCTCCCCAGCAGTGGTGGCAGCTACTACTTTGCACTCTGATGACACATCTAGCACAGTTTTTTGTGCACATGGACTTACAAGCGCAGTTATTGGCTCTCACTCAAGACCAGTCCCATAGTTTACACTCCTGGCCCTAGCAGAATACTTCTTTGTATATAGACCCTCACTCCACGGCACAAGGCTTCTCTTTCCTCTGTCCCTCTCCTGTCATAGTCACTATGCAGCTTTCAGGGCCGGCAGACACTTTGTGGGCTCCCACTTTTCCTTACACTCTATGTCTCCTCAGCATACTCCATCTGCTCGTTCTGTCTCCCATCTGGCCGACTCCTTGATTTCCAGCCTCCATCTTTCTCCTGCGGAGCGGAGTGTGCAGTTGCCGGCATCCTgacggagttctaatgtgtcctgcacaaacctattacattttttggtTCAAATTTTTTTCAAGCACCCCtataagggacaaaatatacaaaaaacggAATACAAAAATTAAATATTAAGTTATTGAATGACCATCTTTATCCAAGCATCCTAGTACCACGAGGTGGAGCAATAAGCTTAATCGAGCACCTCGATGCTCAACCAAGCATGCTTGGTCAACactactctagacagttcctgacatggacagaggtggcagcagagagcactgtgtcagcctggaaagaaaacaccacttcctgcaggacatacagcagctgataagtactagaatacatttacatatctgtataacgtTCTAACACCAGCTGAAGTAATACTATTTCTGaaggtacccctttaagcatgagaTCATTGGTAGATACAATCAAAATAACAAGGATCTACTGGCTACCAACCAAGACTATGGCTAGATTCTTCAcctagaggctatgttcacacgcactatttccctcagtctttttttaaccaaaatcaggagtggaaatgACAGGGCAAaaataatgaaaagatttgcccagttttgtttttttcaacctACTTCTGGTTTtgcttgaaaaaaatactgatggaaattCCATGTCTGAACATGGCCCTAAGGCCGTTCACAGTTTTGCTGCATTTCTTTGTTTTCATAATTCGAGCTTTATTGATTCTGTTGCAGATTTTGTTACAAAtacaataaatattattattactattattattactactattaggACTCTTATAAGACACATTCACCTGAATGGACTGTGTGGTCTTTGTCAGGAGATGCGTATAGTCTCTGGGCAGTGCGACTGATAGGACCCAGCAGCCATCATCCTGGATGGGATTCCTGCCAGCTGCGCGGCCTCTGATTACGCTTCCACTTTTAGCCCTGTACACAGGACGCTTGTTTGTTTTTCCATTTCTTATGCTATTCTAATAAAGAATCAAAAACATTACATTTTATCACAATTTTCTCCAGATTTCCGGCTGATCTGcatccacactttttttttttgggggggggggcacaaaaatttatattttctcatgttgcttctgatctttcccctcaATATCCTCAAGTGTCCCCTTATTCTTGGTTCAGTTACTTCCCTCCTGAACTCTACTTACCCTATaacataaaggtttccatcatgtcctgtctttccctccttccccctgtaacatacataaaggtttccatcatgtccccttttcccttcttcctcatgtaacatacataaaggtttccatcatgtccccttttcccttcttcctcctgtaacatatataaaggtttccatcatgtccgccctttcccttcttcctcctgtaacatatataaag from Dendropsophus ebraccatus isolate aDenEbr1 chromosome 1, aDenEbr1.pat, whole genome shotgun sequence includes these protein-coding regions:
- the LOC138785108 gene encoding extracellular calcium-sensing receptor-like gives rise to the protein MSNLILWRFVGSTEDHAILRHILKYTREKTFINETFYLRREKVGCSEYLIYMYRRTMRIAAIILCLVLSRPMSSKSGCVLQHQTVTGYIQEGDVLLGGIFPLHLSPGTQAENFTKPPSSYSCQRFSFRSFRWILAFLFAVEEVNRRPGLLPNLTLGAAVMDSCSEANGAIGGTSWLLSGSPGGPLNYRCLDSPSRLAAVLGDAGGEAAVSVANILGLYNYPQINYFTPPAQLGNRLFFPSSLSVAPTLSSQMKGMARLLQVFAWSWVGVLFQATSSSSLGQTFLEQMQASDACLAFWENLSSEPSPEDVKQVAEVIRQSTANVVVVFSLEAYLNPVLLELAHNGDTRDRVWLTIDAWSTSPSLVTFQLSKFLRGSLGLVLRNGAAPGFREFVFGLHPSDYNNHTFFEQFWEEAFSCHWVIRMNNASSSHMFFPPSPSPPSTQSLCTGLENPATLQIFSDIGDLRVTYNVYKAVLMVARTLKDMAACTNIERTLVGSHCAEMNKFTPWQLFYYLRRVRLKGNIGDDLYFDSLGNAPAVYDIINWQEELSGGAQWVRVGSYESGAQLGHDLLINLSAIQWGGQFQQIPISFCSKECPPGFWKAPRLGQPHCCFNCILCAAGEISNQTNAVDCFLCPEEEWPNSAHNQCLPREVELLSLSDPLGMSLGSTSILGSLLPAIVLFLFIKNRETPLVRANNCTLSFILLVALTFSFLCPLLLLAPPGNQTCIFRQAAFGVLFTLCISCLLAKTIIVVLAFRSNQPGGFLKVPMGPFWPIFFAMFCTFIQFALCCSWFSVDPPFPVHDAKTQLGKIVVQCNYGLGFWFMLGYLALLSTICFVAAFLTRKLPGTFNEATHITFSMLVFLTVWISFVPAYLSTKGKMAVATEIFAILSSSASLLFCIFTPKIYIILLKPQLNTRAMVSGQKRLQTNVNQNIQPSYQRRYHGGH